One Pseudomonas sp. FP1742 genomic window carries:
- a CDS encoding FAD-binding oxidoreductase: MANTPYPESYYAASANAAPPRPTLQDDVETDVCVIGAGYTGLSSALFLLENGFRVTVLEAAKVGFGASGRNGGQIVNSYSRDIDVIERSVGPKQAQLLGQMAFEGGRIIRERVAKYNIQCDLKDGGVFAALTARQMGHLESQKRLWERFGHTQLELLDQRRIREVVACDQYVGGMLDMSGGHIHPLNLALGEAAAVESLGGAIYEQSPAIRIERGANPIVHTPQGKVRAKFIIVAGNAYIGNLAPELAAKSMPCGTQVITTEPLGDELAKRLLPQDYCVEDCNYLLDYYRLSADKRLIFGGGVVYGARDPANIEAIIRPKMLKAFPQLKDVKIDYAWTGNFLLTLSRLPQVGRLGDNIYYSQGCSGHGVTYTHLAGKVLAEALRGQAERFDAFADLPHYPFPGGQLLRTPFAALGAWYYGLRDKLGY; encoded by the coding sequence ATGGCGAACACCCCCTACCCAGAGTCCTATTACGCGGCGTCGGCCAATGCAGCGCCACCGCGCCCGACCTTGCAGGATGATGTAGAAACCGATGTCTGTGTAATCGGTGCCGGTTACACCGGCCTGTCCTCTGCCCTGTTCCTGCTGGAAAACGGTTTTCGGGTAACGGTCCTGGAGGCGGCCAAAGTGGGTTTTGGCGCCTCGGGGCGCAACGGTGGCCAGATCGTTAACAGCTACAGCCGTGACATCGATGTGATCGAGCGTAGCGTTGGTCCCAAGCAAGCTCAGTTGCTGGGGCAAATGGCGTTCGAGGGCGGACGGATCATTCGTGAACGGGTGGCCAAATACAACATCCAGTGCGACCTGAAGGACGGCGGTGTGTTTGCCGCCCTCACTGCCAGGCAGATGGGCCACCTGGAGTCCCAGAAGCGCCTGTGGGAGCGCTTCGGCCACACTCAGCTTGAGCTGCTGGATCAGCGTCGCATCCGCGAGGTAGTGGCTTGCGATCAATATGTCGGCGGCATGCTCGACATGAGCGGCGGGCATATTCATCCGCTCAACCTTGCCCTGGGCGAAGCAGCGGCCGTGGAATCGTTGGGCGGCGCCATTTACGAGCAGTCGCCGGCGATACGCATCGAGCGCGGCGCCAATCCGATAGTGCATACGCCTCAGGGCAAGGTCAGGGCCAAATTCATCATCGTCGCCGGCAACGCTTACATCGGCAATCTGGCGCCGGAGCTGGCGGCCAAGTCGATGCCCTGCGGGACTCAAGTGATCACCACCGAACCCTTGGGCGATGAATTGGCCAAACGTCTACTGCCTCAGGACTACTGCGTCGAAGATTGTAACTACCTGCTCGACTACTATCGCCTCAGCGCTGATAAACGCCTGATTTTCGGCGGTGGCGTGGTGTATGGCGCGCGGGATCCGGCGAACATCGAGGCGATCATTCGGCCGAAGATGCTCAAGGCCTTCCCGCAACTCAAGGATGTGAAAATCGATTACGCCTGGACCGGTAATTTCCTGCTGACCCTGTCGCGCCTTCCCCAGGTCGGACGATTGGGCGACAACATCTACTATTCCCAGGGTTGCAGCGGCCACGGCGTGACGTATACGCACCTGGCGGGCAAGGTACTGGCTGAAGCATTGCGCGGACAGGCTGAACGCTTCGACGCCTTCGCCGACCTGCCCCACTATCCGTTCCCTGGCGGGCAATTGCTGCGCACACCGTTCGCTGCGTTGGGCGCCTGGTATTACGGATTGCGGGACAAGCTCGGATACTGA
- a CDS encoding DUF1842 domain-containing protein, which yields MSIGLFHTRLNVSSHLLGAPVLTLDLLVDTVNKKVSGVASIFQSTYPPLNFRARVWGSYSEAKLIPEAESHILLSLDGSPSGPYSQIAQTFDLRGILGADWASGFADYKYFDQDHWTTVRHAAVSQAPVIERPEHPHHAVPLYAVAVQQAQTSGDLAQLKSVVSQGEQQLANSGALRSALDQLNAEIARLEAR from the coding sequence ATGTCAATCGGACTTTTTCATACCCGCCTGAATGTCAGTAGTCACCTATTGGGCGCACCGGTTTTAACCCTGGATCTGCTGGTGGATACCGTAAACAAGAAAGTCAGCGGTGTAGCCAGCATTTTTCAAAGTACCTACCCTCCACTCAACTTCCGTGCCCGTGTATGGGGTAGTTACTCCGAAGCCAAACTGATCCCCGAGGCGGAAAGCCATATCCTCCTCTCCCTGGATGGCAGCCCAAGCGGCCCTTACAGTCAGATCGCCCAGACCTTCGATCTAAGGGGCATTTTAGGCGCCGATTGGGCCAGCGGTTTTGCCGACTACAAGTACTTCGATCAGGACCACTGGACTACCGTAAGACACGCAGCTGTCAGCCAGGCCCCGGTGATTGAGCGCCCAGAGCATCCGCACCATGCAGTGCCGCTCTATGCCGTCGCGGTACAGCAAGCGCAAACCAGCGGTGACCTGGCGCAACTGAAGTCCGTGGTGAGCCAGGGTGAACAGCAACTGGCCAACAGTGGTGCCCTGCGCAGCGCGCTGGACCAGCTGAACGCTGAAATCGCCCGCCTGGAGGCCCGCTAA
- the ftrA gene encoding transcriptional regulator FtrA, giving the protein MQPTPGLVAILAYDGLCTFEFGIAVEIFGLARPEFDFPWYEHRIVAVDQGPMRAMGGIQVLADGGMELLESARTIIIPGWRDRSAPVPEPLLVALRQAHGRGARLLSICSGVFVLAATGLLDGHGATTHWRYTAELAERFPNILVDPDVLYVDSGQLITSAGSAAGIDACLHLVARDFGTQVANSVARRLVMSPQRTGGQAQFIPSPVSPTPRSDLSRVMQWARERLHEPLEVRDLASEAAMSERTFLRRFTEASGMPPKAWLQHERLARARELLESTLQNTDQIAQHCGYRSVESFRVAFRSVVGVPPSVYRERFGRKVSAV; this is encoded by the coding sequence ATGCAGCCCACCCCAGGATTAGTCGCGATTCTGGCCTACGACGGCCTCTGCACCTTCGAATTCGGCATTGCCGTGGAGATCTTCGGCCTGGCGAGGCCGGAGTTCGATTTCCCTTGGTATGAGCACCGCATCGTCGCCGTCGACCAAGGGCCGATGCGCGCCATGGGCGGCATTCAAGTGCTGGCTGACGGCGGGATGGAACTGCTTGAGAGTGCCCGGACCATCATCATTCCAGGTTGGCGCGACCGCAGCGCGCCGGTGCCCGAACCCTTGCTCGTCGCCCTGCGTCAGGCCCATGGCCGGGGCGCGCGGTTACTGTCGATCTGTTCCGGGGTATTTGTACTGGCGGCCACCGGTTTGCTGGACGGTCACGGCGCCACCACCCATTGGCGCTACACCGCTGAACTGGCCGAACGTTTCCCGAACATTCTGGTGGATCCGGACGTGCTCTATGTCGATTCGGGTCAGTTGATTACCTCGGCCGGCAGCGCCGCCGGTATCGATGCCTGCCTGCACCTGGTCGCGCGGGATTTCGGCACGCAGGTGGCCAATTCGGTGGCGCGCCGGCTGGTGATGTCGCCGCAACGTACCGGCGGCCAGGCACAGTTCATTCCATCACCGGTCAGCCCGACACCACGCAGCGATCTGTCGCGGGTCATGCAGTGGGCCCGGGAACGTCTGCACGAACCGCTGGAGGTTCGCGACCTCGCCAGCGAGGCGGCCATGAGTGAACGGACATTCCTGCGTCGGTTCACCGAGGCCAGCGGTATGCCGCCCAAAGCGTGGCTGCAGCATGAACGCCTGGCACGGGCACGCGAACTGTTGGAGAGCACCCTTCAAAACACCGACCAGATTGCCCAGCACTGCGGTTATCGCTCGGTGGAGAGTTTCCGGGTGGCATTTCGCAGTGTGGTCGGCGTGCCACCTTCGGTGTATCGGGAGCGGTTTGGGCGCAAGGTCAGTGCTGTTTGA
- a CDS encoding SPOR domain-containing protein gives MRKMFLVIAVLTLAGCGEDKGVDAQKPQPAVASVPAAATGPQWDVEVRGETPQAVSDLSGWLIEHSFVPNVVKEDGKVRILVGPFGSKTEAQARQAEITAALARSKKMNIELLIVEHPTAQ, from the coding sequence GTGCGCAAAATGTTCTTGGTAATCGCAGTACTGACGTTGGCCGGTTGCGGTGAGGATAAGGGTGTTGACGCACAAAAGCCGCAACCGGCAGTCGCTTCCGTCCCTGCGGCGGCAACGGGCCCGCAATGGGACGTCGAAGTGCGCGGCGAGACGCCCCAGGCTGTCAGTGATCTGAGCGGCTGGTTGATTGAGCACAGCTTCGTTCCCAACGTCGTCAAGGAGGATGGAAAGGTTCGTATTCTGGTCGGGCCTTTCGGTTCGAAAACCGAGGCGCAGGCCCGGCAAGCCGAGATAACGGCGGCGCTCGCCCGGTCGAAAAAAATGAACATCGAATTGCTGATCGTCGAACACCCGACGGCTCAGTAA
- a CDS encoding rhodanese-like domain-containing protein, protein MPSLVREIPAAPSAIALMHFSNRLTFETDCSDVYGSQEAGEVDFVLVDVRGPLAFERGHVPGAINIPSRLITADGLAAYPKSTLFVVYCAGPHCNGANKAAVKLAALGYPVKEMIGGVTGWLDEGFELSVAVAHTAKTVIGCEC, encoded by the coding sequence ATGCCTAGCCTGGTTCGCGAGATTCCCGCAGCCCCGTCCGCCATCGCCCTGATGCACTTCAGCAATCGTCTGACGTTCGAGACCGATTGTTCCGACGTCTACGGCAGCCAGGAGGCCGGCGAGGTGGATTTTGTTCTGGTGGACGTGCGCGGACCGTTGGCGTTCGAGCGCGGACATGTGCCGGGCGCGATCAACATTCCGAGTCGGTTGATCACGGCTGATGGTCTGGCGGCCTATCCGAAGTCCACGCTGTTTGTGGTTTATTGCGCCGGACCTCACTGCAATGGTGCCAACAAGGCCGCGGTGAAACTGGCGGCGCTGGGTTACCCGGTCAAGGAGATGATTGGCGGGGTGACCGGGTGGCTGGATGAAGGGTTTGAGCTGAGTGTCGCGGTTGCTCACACCGCCAAGACAGTCATTGGTTGTGAATGCTGA
- a CDS encoding GDL motif peptide-associated radical SAM/SPASM maturase: MSDSRPARYLSETDLKRYVPVHVVWEITLACDLKCLHCGSRAGHRRPDELNTRECLDVIDALAALGTREITLIGGEAYLRKDWTQLIQAIHDHGMYCAIQTGGRNLTPAKMQAAVDAGLNGVGVSLDGLAPLHDAVRNVPGSFDKAVDTLRRAKQSGLAVSVNTQIGAATLPDLPELMDLIIDLGATHWQIQLTVAMGNAVDHPELLLQPYQLLEVMPLLAHLYCEGVDRGLLMNVGNNIGYYGPYEHMWRGFGDERVHWSGCAAGQTVLALEADGTVKGCPSLATVGFSGGNVRNMSLHDIWHYSEGMHFGRLRSVDDLWGYCRSCYYNDVCRGGCTWTSHSLLGKPGNNPYCHYRALDLQKRGLRERIVKLEDAAKTSFAVGRFDLITERIDTGEKVNSVSDSGQVIKLAWANQGQKSPDEGRIPPQLALCRGCLQYIHAHEVTCPHCHADVAAAEAVHQTDRARQQAIINTLTGLLGLPQNTLM, encoded by the coding sequence ATGTCAGACAGTCGCCCTGCCCGCTACCTCAGTGAAACCGACCTCAAACGCTACGTGCCGGTGCATGTGGTCTGGGAAATCACCCTGGCCTGCGATCTCAAATGCCTGCATTGCGGCTCCCGCGCCGGCCATCGACGCCCCGATGAACTGAACACCCGGGAGTGCCTCGACGTCATCGATGCCCTGGCGGCACTCGGCACCCGCGAGATCACCTTGATCGGTGGTGAAGCCTATTTACGCAAGGACTGGACGCAACTGATCCAGGCCATCCACGACCACGGTATGTATTGCGCCATACAAACCGGAGGGCGCAACCTGACGCCCGCGAAAATGCAGGCTGCGGTAGACGCCGGACTCAATGGCGTTGGTGTCTCGCTGGATGGACTGGCCCCGCTGCATGACGCGGTGCGCAATGTTCCGGGTTCGTTTGACAAGGCGGTGGACACCTTGCGACGCGCCAAACAGTCCGGGCTGGCGGTGAGCGTCAATACACAAATCGGCGCGGCCACGTTGCCCGACCTGCCCGAGCTGATGGACCTGATCATCGACCTCGGCGCCACTCACTGGCAGATCCAGCTGACGGTTGCCATGGGCAATGCCGTCGATCACCCCGAGCTGTTGCTGCAACCCTATCAACTGCTGGAGGTGATGCCGTTGCTGGCGCATCTCTACTGCGAAGGGGTCGATCGCGGCCTGCTGATGAACGTGGGCAACAATATTGGTTACTACGGCCCTTACGAGCACATGTGGCGTGGTTTCGGCGATGAACGTGTGCATTGGAGCGGCTGCGCCGCCGGCCAGACCGTGCTGGCGCTGGAAGCCGACGGCACCGTAAAGGGTTGCCCGTCATTGGCCACGGTGGGGTTTTCGGGTGGCAACGTACGCAACATGAGCCTGCACGATATCTGGCACTACAGCGAAGGCATGCACTTTGGTCGCCTGCGGTCGGTCGACGACCTGTGGGGCTACTGCCGAAGCTGCTACTACAACGATGTCTGCCGGGGCGGTTGTACCTGGACGTCGCATTCGTTGCTCGGCAAACCCGGTAACAATCCCTACTGCCATTACCGCGCGCTGGACCTGCAAAAGCGCGGACTGCGCGAGCGCATCGTCAAACTCGAGGACGCAGCAAAAACCTCCTTCGCCGTCGGACGTTTTGATTTGATTACCGAACGCATCGATACCGGCGAGAAGGTGAACAGCGTCAGCGACAGCGGCCAGGTGATCAAACTGGCCTGGGCGAACCAGGGCCAGAAATCGCCGGATGAAGGTCGTATTCCACCGCAACTGGCGCTGTGTCGTGGCTGCTTGCAGTACATCCATGCACACGAAGTGACGTGCCCCCACTGCCACGCCGATGTCGCCGCCGCGGAAGCGGTGCACCAGACAGACCGGGCCCGGCAACAAGCGATCATCAATACCCTGACCGGCTTGCTGGGGTTGCCGCAAAATACCTTGATGTAA
- the csrA gene encoding carbon storage regulator CsrA: protein MLILTRKVGESINIGDDITITILGVSGQQVRIGINAPKDVAVHREEIYQRIQAGLTAPDKPQTP from the coding sequence ATGCTGATACTCACCCGCAAAGTCGGTGAAAGCATAAACATCGGTGATGACATTACGATCACCATTCTGGGCGTTAGCGGCCAGCAAGTCAGGATTGGCATCAACGCCCCGAAAGACGTTGCGGTGCATCGCGAAGAAATTTATCAACGCATTCAGGCTGGCCTGACCGCCCCGGACAAGCCACAAACCCCCTGA
- a CDS encoding DUF1843 domain-containing protein produces MSSSTRHSMPPYGVAIQGAIKAGDLPQMKTLLKQRDASTPENKELKAAYEQLAKEVARLEKQ; encoded by the coding sequence ATGAGCAGTTCAACTCGCCATAGCATGCCCCCCTATGGGGTGGCCATCCAAGGCGCAATCAAGGCAGGCGACCTGCCGCAAATGAAGACGCTGTTGAAACAACGCGATGCATCCACGCCAGAAAATAAAGAGCTAAAAGCCGCTTACGAGCAGTTGGCCAAGGAAGTCGCACGCCTGGAAAAGCAATAA
- a CDS encoding anti-virulence regulator CigR family protein: MFRSRSLIAAITCLALVSGSVTALADPGNGKGQGGGKGNPQYNQDHGNSGHGNKGKGSGGDDWSHGPSINHGSVLGIVGGYRDYWSPGPALPPGIQKNLARGKPLPPGIAKKLDGRLLGRLPHYDGYEWQQVGTDLILVAIATGIIYEVLNGAFD, translated from the coding sequence ATGTTTAGATCTCGCTCGTTGATCGCCGCTATAACGTGTCTTGCCTTGGTGTCTGGCTCCGTGACTGCATTGGCTGACCCCGGAAACGGGAAGGGCCAGGGAGGTGGCAAGGGAAATCCACAATACAACCAGGACCATGGCAACTCCGGTCATGGCAACAAAGGGAAAGGTTCAGGAGGGGACGATTGGAGTCACGGTCCGAGCATCAACCACGGTAGCGTCCTTGGCATCGTTGGTGGATATCGCGACTACTGGAGCCCCGGGCCCGCCTTGCCGCCGGGTATTCAGAAGAACCTCGCGCGCGGGAAGCCGTTACCACCGGGGATCGCCAAAAAACTCGATGGCCGATTGCTCGGCAGGCTTCCGCACTACGATGGTTACGAGTGGCAGCAGGTGGGCACTGATCTGATTTTGGTGGCCATCGCTACCGGGATCATCTACGAGGTTCTCAATGGCGCGTTCGATTGA
- a CDS encoding DUF2214 family protein, which translates to MLVHWFLAAIHLLAFALGFWAVLTRGTALRRLGTAGGGARSVLIADNLWGISAVTLLITGGMRAFGGYEKGTDYYLHQPLFHLKMTLFVLILLLEIAPMIALIKWRVALGHGTAIDTRRATLFARISHIEALLLVLMVVAATGMARGVTFG; encoded by the coding sequence ATGCTGGTTCACTGGTTTCTGGCGGCAATTCACCTCTTGGCCTTTGCACTGGGTTTTTGGGCGGTACTGACTCGCGGCACGGCTTTACGTCGTCTTGGTACCGCGGGCGGGGGCGCTCGCAGTGTTTTGATTGCAGATAATCTGTGGGGGATCTCTGCGGTCACTCTCCTGATCACGGGTGGGATGCGTGCCTTTGGCGGGTACGAAAAGGGCACTGATTACTATCTTCACCAACCTCTGTTTCATCTCAAGATGACGCTCTTCGTCCTCATCCTGCTACTCGAGATTGCGCCGATGATTGCGCTGATCAAATGGCGGGTTGCGCTGGGGCATGGGACGGCTATCGATACCAGGCGTGCAACGCTATTTGCCCGTATCAGTCATATCGAGGCGCTGTTGCTGGTGCTGATGGTCGTGGCGGCCACGGGCATGGCGCGTGGCGTAACGTTTGGTTAG
- a CDS encoding DUF1842 domain-containing protein — MSGSNQQPVGLFPLCYRIGTSAAGAQNLALNLLVFTPDQTVSGTAAITQATNPPLDVHSDVWGEYTYLTVMKPGVSKILITAQGNNGGPGSNSIVNFKLHLVVGSDWKEGVANYEYFNGQRWVQVSAPAHLVESVPSNAYKSVPLESSPVIPAHPPIMPLYAAPIQSAIASGDLAQMKNLARLAQQQLDQQPQLQSALETAKGEISRQERR, encoded by the coding sequence ATGTCTGGTTCTAATCAGCAACCTGTCGGCCTGTTCCCACTCTGCTACCGAATTGGTACTTCGGCCGCGGGAGCACAAAACCTGGCACTCAATCTTCTGGTTTTTACCCCTGACCAAACCGTAAGCGGTACCGCTGCAATCACTCAGGCCACCAACCCGCCGCTGGATGTGCACTCCGATGTCTGGGGCGAATACACCTACCTGACGGTCATGAAACCTGGCGTCAGCAAGATCCTGATCACCGCTCAAGGCAATAATGGCGGCCCGGGCTCGAACTCCATCGTGAATTTCAAGCTGCACCTGGTGGTCGGTAGCGACTGGAAAGAAGGCGTCGCCAATTACGAGTACTTCAATGGTCAGCGGTGGGTCCAGGTCAGTGCCCCTGCCCATCTCGTCGAGTCGGTACCCTCCAACGCTTATAAATCAGTGCCTTTGGAGTCCAGCCCGGTCATTCCAGCCCATCCACCGATCATGCCGCTGTACGCCGCACCGATTCAAAGTGCCATTGCCAGCGGTGACCTGGCCCAGATGAAAAACCTGGCGCGCCTGGCCCAACAACAACTGGATCAGCAACCCCAACTGCAGAGTGCGCTTGAAACGGCCAAGGGCGAAATCAGCCGGCAGGAACGCCGCTGA